The Arachis ipaensis cultivar K30076 chromosome B07, Araip1.1, whole genome shotgun sequence genome includes a window with the following:
- the LOC110264298 gene encoding uncharacterized protein LOC110264298 isoform X2: MINKFSIVDESMKFSIDNLYNEYHCYHSTFVKDCFHDQVLPNMASIEDINAISYDLCGLVRSVSGSPKAKVALTHGPENVKPQKKQTDRNGRFCFEVVPGEYRLSAISENAPGLMFMPSCLF; this comes from the exons ATGATAAATAAATTCTCAATTGTTGATGAAAGCATGAAATTTAGCATTGATAATTTGTATAATGAATACCATTGCTATCATAGCACTTTTGTTAAGGATTGCTTTCATGATCAGGTTTTGCCAAATATGGCTTCAATAGAAGACATTAATGCCATTTCATATGACCTTTGTGGCTTAGTTAGGTCAGTTAGTGGTAGTCCGAAAGCCAAG GTGGCTTTGACTCATGGACCCGAGAATGTAAAACCACAAAAGAAGCAAACAGATAGAAATGGAAGATTTTGCTTCGAG gTTGTGCCTGGTGAATATCGATTATCAGCTATTTCTGAGAATGCTCCTGGGCTCATGTTTATGCCATCATGTTTATTTTAA
- the LOC110264298 gene encoding nodal modulator 1-like isoform X1 produces MVLPNMASIEDINAISYDLCGLVRSVSGSPKAKVALTHGPENVKPQKKQTDRNGRFCFEVVPGEYRLSAISENAPGLMFMPSCLF; encoded by the exons ATG GTTTTGCCAAATATGGCTTCAATAGAAGACATTAATGCCATTTCATATGACCTTTGTGGCTTAGTTAGGTCAGTTAGTGGTAGTCCGAAAGCCAAG GTGGCTTTGACTCATGGACCCGAGAATGTAAAACCACAAAAGAAGCAAACAGATAGAAATGGAAGATTTTGCTTCGAG gTTGTGCCTGGTGAATATCGATTATCAGCTATTTCTGAGAATGCTCCTGGGCTCATGTTTATGCCATCATGTTTATTTTAA